One genomic region from Glaciimonas sp. PAMC28666 encodes:
- the hemW gene encoding radical SAM family heme chaperone HemW produces MIPIKFIGTGTSKTKVASAERSVETLDGAAQAALAYLKPGTLHLSALPPLSLYVHFPWCVKKCPYCDFNSHEAKGGFPEEEYLNALRTDLENALPLIWGRKVYSIFIGGGTPSLMSAAGLDRLMSDIRALLPLDGAAEITMEANPGTFEVEKFKSYRASGINRLSIGIQSFNGRHLQALGRIHDDGEARRAVEIAQSTFDNFNLDLMYALPGQTQQEALQDVTTAIGFAPPHLSMYHLTLEPNTYFAKYPPQVPDDDASAEMQDMITKLTSEAGYGHYEVSAYAQPGRQARHNLNYWQFGDYLGIGAGAHSKISFPHRVIRQMRYKQPKAYLEQTRLGNVVQEEVEIERGELGFEFMLNALRLNGGFEVNLFAERTGMSLNTIEKSLNDAEAKGLLYRDHQLIKPTPLGERFLNDLQQMFLVD; encoded by the coding sequence ATGATTCCTATCAAATTTATTGGCACTGGGACAAGCAAAACCAAAGTAGCTTCGGCTGAAAGATCGGTCGAAACTTTGGATGGCGCTGCACAAGCAGCGCTGGCGTATTTAAAGCCAGGGACTTTGCATTTGAGTGCGTTGCCGCCCCTGTCGCTATATGTACATTTTCCGTGGTGCGTCAAAAAATGTCCTTATTGCGATTTCAATTCGCACGAAGCGAAGGGTGGATTTCCCGAGGAAGAATACTTGAACGCGCTGCGCACAGATCTCGAAAACGCACTGCCGCTCATATGGGGACGCAAGGTTTATTCCATATTCATCGGCGGCGGCACGCCCAGCCTCATGTCCGCAGCCGGGCTGGATCGATTAATGTCGGATATTCGTGCCTTACTTCCGCTGGATGGCGCGGCAGAAATCACTATGGAGGCCAATCCCGGCACCTTCGAAGTAGAGAAATTCAAATCCTACCGCGCCAGTGGAATCAATCGTCTATCAATAGGCATTCAAAGTTTTAACGGCCGTCATCTGCAAGCGTTAGGACGCATTCATGATGATGGTGAGGCACGTCGCGCTGTCGAAATTGCGCAAAGTACGTTCGACAACTTCAACCTGGATTTGATGTACGCATTACCCGGACAAACCCAGCAAGAAGCTCTCCAGGACGTCACCACGGCCATCGGCTTTGCACCCCCGCATCTGTCGATGTATCACCTGACGCTTGAACCCAATACCTATTTCGCCAAGTATCCGCCGCAGGTGCCTGATGATGATGCAAGCGCCGAAATGCAAGATATGATCACTAAGTTAACCTCAGAGGCGGGTTATGGCCATTACGAAGTGTCGGCTTACGCCCAACCGGGTCGGCAGGCGCGTCATAACTTGAACTATTGGCAATTTGGCGACTACCTCGGCATAGGTGCCGGTGCGCACTCCAAAATATCATTCCCGCATCGCGTCATCCGGCAAATGCGTTACAAGCAGCCAAAAGCATATCTGGAACAAACAAGACTCGGCAACGTGGTGCAGGAAGAGGTTGAGATTGAAAGAGGCGAGTTAGGATTTGAATTCATGCTCAACGCTTTGCGCCTGAATGGCGGCTTCGAGGTCAACCTCTTCGCTGAGCGAACCGGCATGTCCCTAAACACAATTGAAAAATCGTTAAACGATGCGGAGGCCAAAGGCTTGCTATATCGTGATCATCAGTTGATTAAACCGACTCCCCTGGGTGAGCGCTTTCTGAATGACCTGCAACAGATGTTTCTAGTGGATTAA
- the rdgB gene encoding RdgB/HAM1 family non-canonical purine NTP pyrophosphatase, whose translation MLRTLVLASNNAGKLKEFGQLLSRVGFDVHPQGEFNVPEADEPYFAFVENALTKARHAARLTGKPALADDSGVCVNALQGSPGVLSARYAGEPKSDAENNRKLIADLAKHNDKSAYYYCVLVFVRHADDPQPVIADGSWHGEIIAEPRGEGGFGYDAHFLLPDLGKTAAELTSLEKNTLSHRGQALRTLVEKLR comes from the coding sequence ATGCTACGTACCTTAGTTTTAGCCTCGAATAACGCTGGCAAATTAAAAGAGTTCGGTCAATTGCTCTCCCGCGTCGGCTTCGACGTTCATCCACAGGGCGAATTTAATGTTCCCGAAGCGGACGAGCCATACTTTGCTTTTGTCGAAAATGCTTTGACTAAAGCGCGTCATGCCGCCCGACTGACCGGGAAGCCAGCGTTAGCTGACGATTCTGGCGTTTGCGTCAATGCGTTGCAAGGTTCGCCCGGTGTCCTGTCAGCGCGCTATGCTGGCGAACCAAAGTCTGATGCCGAGAACAATCGCAAACTGATCGCAGACTTGGCTAAGCACAACGATAAATCGGCTTATTATTATTGCGTGCTGGTATTTGTTCGTCACGCCGACGATCCACAGCCGGTCATCGCCGACGGTAGCTGGCATGGTGAAATCATAGCGGAACCGCGCGGCGAGGGCGGCTTTGGATATGACGCCCATTTTCTCTTGCCTGACTTAGGTAAGACAGCCGCCGAGCTGACTTCGCTCGAAAAAAATACTCTCTCGCATCGCGGTCAGGCGTTGCGCACACTGGTTGAAAAGTTGCGATGA
- the rph gene encoding ribonuclease PH has protein sequence MLPASTAFTRPSGRSSDSLRAVRLTRNYTKHAEGSVLIEFGDTKVICTASLSDKVPGFLKGKGQGWLTAEYGMLPRSTNTRMDREAARGKQSGRTQEIQRLIGRSLRAAFDLEAFGERTLHLDCDVIQADGGTRTAAITGAMVAAYDAFSTLVDNKLIATIPLKHFVAAISVGVVQGSPVLDLDYLEDSGCDTDMNVVMTDAGHFIEVQGTAEGVAFDRPTLNSLLDLAQTGIGQLIAMQREVLGLSA, from the coding sequence ATGTTACCTGCTTCAACTGCCTTCACCCGTCCTAGCGGCCGTTCGTCCGACTCGTTGCGTGCAGTACGACTGACGCGTAATTACACCAAACATGCTGAAGGCTCAGTACTGATTGAATTTGGGGATACCAAAGTGATTTGCACCGCGAGCCTTTCGGATAAGGTTCCCGGTTTCTTAAAGGGTAAAGGGCAAGGATGGCTCACTGCCGAATACGGCATGTTGCCGCGCTCAACCAATACGCGCATGGATCGCGAAGCGGCGCGTGGCAAACAATCGGGTCGCACGCAGGAAATCCAGCGATTGATCGGTCGCTCGTTGCGTGCGGCTTTTGATCTTGAAGCCTTTGGTGAGCGAACGCTGCATCTCGATTGTGACGTGATTCAAGCCGACGGCGGCACCCGCACGGCGGCGATCACCGGGGCCATGGTTGCAGCTTATGACGCATTTAGCACGCTAGTCGATAACAAATTGATCGCTACGATTCCATTAAAGCATTTTGTCGCTGCGATTTCAGTGGGTGTGGTGCAGGGTTCGCCGGTGCTTGATCTGGATTACCTTGAAGATTCAGGCTGCGATACAGACATGAACGTCGTGATGACCGACGCAGGTCATTTTATTGAAGTGCAAGGCACTGCAGAAGGCGTTGCATTTGATCGTCCCACATTGAATAGTTTGTTGGATCTGGCGCAAACCGGCATAGGCCAATTGATCGCGATGCAACGGGAAGTATTGGGATTGTCAGCTTAA
- a CDS encoding BrnT family toxin → MTKNDALKSKNSRHFTGKNHQFPLEEWLQLNVVTTFSSQSPLMLLHHIRMEITFNQTKDSNNEVKHGISLAALLEWDTLYVTADKRHTCSEERMIGYTYIDLRLYLVVFGDRNDVRRIISQRKANEREVKRYATT, encoded by the coding sequence TTGACTAAAAATGATGCTTTAAAGTCAAAAAACAGTCGCCATTTCACCGGGAAAAACCATCAATTTCCACTGGAAGAATGGCTACAACTAAACGTAGTGACAACTTTCTCGTCACAATCACCATTAATGTTGTTACACCATATACGTATGGAGATTACATTTAACCAAACCAAAGACAGCAACAATGAAGTTAAGCACGGTATTTCTTTGGCGGCGTTGCTCGAATGGGATACGTTGTATGTGACCGCCGACAAGCGACACACATGCAGCGAGGAGCGGATGATTGGTTATACTTACATTGATTTGCGTCTGTACTTGGTTGTGTTTGGGGATCGCAACGATGTGCGCCGCATCATCAGCCAGCGCAAGGCGAACGAACGAGAGGTGAAACGCTATGCCACAACTTAA
- a CDS encoding BrnA antitoxin family protein, which yields MIQAFKQGGDGLQTRMNDALRDWLTTHRVL from the coding sequence GTGATTCAGGCATTCAAGCAGGGTGGCGACGGATTGCAGACCAGGATGAACGACGCGTTGCGGGATTGGCTGACAACGCATCGGGTTTTGTGA